From Stigmatopora argus isolate UIUO_Sarg chromosome 14, RoL_Sarg_1.0, whole genome shotgun sequence, the proteins below share one genomic window:
- the LOC144088340 gene encoding winged helix repair factor 1, with the protein MSRKRALISDIFKVQKRRPGAEKFGDKSDGGSTDIRASLEYLMTLFPRKLFNDQLPQIVLKHQLYSIHHDKTLVDKEVNKLREDGELLMVQLGFDLEAFGLVFTSDYKAKVSAGEEGRDTQRTVDKFLDKVLSPCTDLSFNKEQMIKKFLFMDSEITQLVKAGVLTVRDAGSWWLSIPNSGRFTKYFIQGRKGVLGMVKKSRYGEVLQAELEGRRTTSQVKYHIKYHIHDLVGAGLVDRIPTTSGTLLRYVDS; encoded by the exons ATGAGCAGGAAACGAGCTCTAATTTCCGACATTTTCAAGGTACAGAAAAGACGACCTGGTGCTGAGAAGTTTGGTGACAAGAGTGATGGAG GTTCGACTGACATCCGAGCAAGCCTGGAGTACCTCATGACACTGTTTCCCAGAAAGCTCTTCAATGACCAATTGCCTCAAATTGTACTGAAGCACCAACTCTACAGCATTCATCATGACAAAACTCTGGTGGACAAGGAAGTG AATAAACTACGCGAGGATGGAGAGCTGCTCATGGTCCAACTCGGTTTTGACCTCGAGGCATTTGGCCTGGTTTTCACGTCCGACTACAAGGCCAAAGTGTCGGCCGGAGAGGAGGGCAGAGACACCCAAAGGACTGTAGACAAGTTCTTGGACAAGGTTTTGTCGCCTTGCACTGATCTGAGCTTCAACAAAGAACAGATGATCAAGAAATTCCTCTTCATGGACTCCGAAATCAC GCAGCTGGTGAAGGCAGGCGTCCTGACGGTAAGGGACGCCGGCAGCTGGTGGCTCTCCATTCCCAACTCTGGCAGATTCACTAAGTACTTCATACAAG GTCGGAAGGGCGTACTGGGCATGGTGAAAAAGTCTCGCTACGGCGAAGTGTTACAGGCCGAGCTGGAAGGACGGCGGACCACGTCGCAAGTGAAATATCACATCAAGTATCACATCCACGATCTTGTCGGTGCTGGGCTGGTAGACAG